The Bubalus bubalis isolate 160015118507 breed Murrah chromosome 1, NDDB_SH_1, whole genome shotgun sequence genome includes a region encoding these proteins:
- the PXYLP1 gene encoding 2-phosphoxylose phosphatase 1 isoform X1 — MLFRNRFVLLLALAALLAFVSLSLQFFHLIPVLATKNGVTSKNRKRIMPDPATEPPVMDPVYEALLYCNIPGVAERSMEGHAPHHFKLVSVHVFIRHGDRYPLYAIPKTKRPEIDCTLVANRKPYHSKLEAFVNHMSKGPGASFESPLHSLPLYSSHQLCEMGELTQTGVVQHLQNGQLLRDIYLKKHKLLPSDWAAEQLHLETTGKSRTLQSGLALLYGFLPDFDWKKVYFRHQPSALFCSGNCYCPLRNQYLEKEQRRQYLLRLNNRQLERTYEEMARIVDIPTKQLRAANPIDSLLCLFCHNVSFPCTKNGCITMDHFKVIKTHQIEDERERQEKKLYLGYALLGAHPILNQTVSRMQHTAEGKKEALFTLYSAHDVTLAPILSALGLTGARFPRFAARLVFELWQDREKPREHSVRILYDGVDITFYTSFCQDYHRRFPKPMCPLENLVRFIKKDMFVALGGGSTNYYEACHREGF; from the exons TCCACCTGATCCCAGTGTTGGCAACCAAGAATGGAGTGACCAGCAAGAATCGAAAGAGAATCATGCCTGACCCAGCAACAGAGCCCCCCGTGATGGACCCGGTATATGAAGCCCTTTTGTACTGCAACATTCCAGGTGTGGCTGAGCGCAGCATGGAAG GCCATGCTCCACATCATTTTAAGCTGGTCTCTGTGCACGTGTTCATTCGACACGGGGACAGGTACCCACTGTACGCCATTCCCAAAACGAAGCGCCCGGAAATTGACTGCACTCTGGTGGCTAACAG GAAGCCGTATCACTCTAAACTGGAGGCTTTTGTGAATCACATGTCAAAAGGACCTGGAGCCTCTTTTGAAAGCCCCTTGCACTCGCTGCCTCTTTACTCCAGTCACCAGCTGTGTGAGATGGGAGAGCTCACGCAGACAG GGGTCGTGCAGCACCTGCAGAATGGCCAGCTGCTGAGGGACATCTACCTGAAGAAACACAAGCTCCTGCCGAGTGACTGGGCTGCAGAGCAGCTTCACTTAGAGACCACTGGCAAGAGCCGGACGCTGCAGAGTGGGCTGGCTCTGCTCTATGGCTTTCTGCCAGATTTTGACTGGAAGAAGGTTTATTTCAGGCaccagcccagtgctctgttcTGCTCTGGGAACTGCTATTGCCCACTGAGGAACCAGTACCTGGAGAAGGAGCAGCGTCGGCAGTACCTATTACGTTTGAATAACAGGCAGCTGGAAAGGACCTACGAGGAGATGGCCCGGATCGTGGACATCCCCACCAAGCAGCTCCGGGCTGCCAACCCCATAGACTCCCTGCTCTGCCTCTTCTGCCACAATGTCAGCTTCCCCTGCACCAAGAACGGCTGTATCACCATGGACCACTTCAAGGTGATCAAGACGCATCAGATAGAGGATGAAAGagagaggcaggagaagaagctgTACCTGGGGTACGCGCTCCTGGGCGCCCACCCGATCCTGAACCAAACTGTCAGCCGTATGCAGCACACAGCAGAGGGCAAGAAGGAGGCGCTCTTCACTCTCTACTCTGCTCATGATGTTACTCTGGCCCCGATTCTCAGTGCCTTGGGCCTTACAGGAGCCAGATTCCCACGGTTTGCAGCCAGGTTGGTCTTTGAGCTCTGGCAGGACAGGGAGAAACCCCGTGAACACTCCGTCCGGATCCTCTATGATGGTGTTGACATCACGTTCTACACTTCATTCTGCCAGGACTACCACAGGCGGTTTCCCAAGCCCATGTGTCCCCTTGAAAATTTAGTCCGCTTCATCAAAAAGGACATGTTTGTGGCCCTGGGTGGTGGTAGTACCAATTATTATGAAGCATGTCACAGGGAAGGATTCTAA
- the PXYLP1 gene encoding 2-phosphoxylose phosphatase 1 isoform X3 translates to MPDPATEPPVMDPVYEALLYCNIPGVAERSMEGHAPHHFKLVSVHVFIRHGDRYPLYAIPKTKRPEIDCTLVANRKPYHSKLEAFVNHMSKGPGASFESPLHSLPLYSSHQLCEMGELTQTGVVQHLQNGQLLRDIYLKKHKLLPSDWAAEQLHLETTGKSRTLQSGLALLYGFLPDFDWKKVYFRHQPSALFCSGNCYCPLRNQYLEKEQRRQYLLRLNNRQLERTYEEMARIVDIPTKQLRAANPIDSLLCLFCHNVSFPCTKNGCITMDHFKVIKTHQIEDERERQEKKLYLGYALLGAHPILNQTVSRMQHTAEGKKEALFTLYSAHDVTLAPILSALGLTGARFPRFAARLVFELWQDREKPREHSVRILYDGVDITFYTSFCQDYHRRFPKPMCPLENLVRFIKKDMFVALGGGSTNYYEACHREGF, encoded by the exons ATGCCTGACCCAGCAACAGAGCCCCCCGTGATGGACCCGGTATATGAAGCCCTTTTGTACTGCAACATTCCAGGTGTGGCTGAGCGCAGCATGGAAG GCCATGCTCCACATCATTTTAAGCTGGTCTCTGTGCACGTGTTCATTCGACACGGGGACAGGTACCCACTGTACGCCATTCCCAAAACGAAGCGCCCGGAAATTGACTGCACTCTGGTGGCTAACAG GAAGCCGTATCACTCTAAACTGGAGGCTTTTGTGAATCACATGTCAAAAGGACCTGGAGCCTCTTTTGAAAGCCCCTTGCACTCGCTGCCTCTTTACTCCAGTCACCAGCTGTGTGAGATGGGAGAGCTCACGCAGACAG GGGTCGTGCAGCACCTGCAGAATGGCCAGCTGCTGAGGGACATCTACCTGAAGAAACACAAGCTCCTGCCGAGTGACTGGGCTGCAGAGCAGCTTCACTTAGAGACCACTGGCAAGAGCCGGACGCTGCAGAGTGGGCTGGCTCTGCTCTATGGCTTTCTGCCAGATTTTGACTGGAAGAAGGTTTATTTCAGGCaccagcccagtgctctgttcTGCTCTGGGAACTGCTATTGCCCACTGAGGAACCAGTACCTGGAGAAGGAGCAGCGTCGGCAGTACCTATTACGTTTGAATAACAGGCAGCTGGAAAGGACCTACGAGGAGATGGCCCGGATCGTGGACATCCCCACCAAGCAGCTCCGGGCTGCCAACCCCATAGACTCCCTGCTCTGCCTCTTCTGCCACAATGTCAGCTTCCCCTGCACCAAGAACGGCTGTATCACCATGGACCACTTCAAGGTGATCAAGACGCATCAGATAGAGGATGAAAGagagaggcaggagaagaagctgTACCTGGGGTACGCGCTCCTGGGCGCCCACCCGATCCTGAACCAAACTGTCAGCCGTATGCAGCACACAGCAGAGGGCAAGAAGGAGGCGCTCTTCACTCTCTACTCTGCTCATGATGTTACTCTGGCCCCGATTCTCAGTGCCTTGGGCCTTACAGGAGCCAGATTCCCACGGTTTGCAGCCAGGTTGGTCTTTGAGCTCTGGCAGGACAGGGAGAAACCCCGTGAACACTCCGTCCGGATCCTCTATGATGGTGTTGACATCACGTTCTACACTTCATTCTGCCAGGACTACCACAGGCGGTTTCCCAAGCCCATGTGTCCCCTTGAAAATTTAGTCCGCTTCATCAAAAAGGACATGTTTGTGGCCCTGGGTGGTGGTAGTACCAATTATTATGAAGCATGTCACAGGGAAGGATTCTAA
- the PXYLP1 gene encoding 2-phosphoxylose phosphatase 1 isoform X2 has product MDLLTALLLLVHLIPVLATKNGVTSKNRKRIMPDPATEPPVMDPVYEALLYCNIPGVAERSMEGHAPHHFKLVSVHVFIRHGDRYPLYAIPKTKRPEIDCTLVANRKPYHSKLEAFVNHMSKGPGASFESPLHSLPLYSSHQLCEMGELTQTGVVQHLQNGQLLRDIYLKKHKLLPSDWAAEQLHLETTGKSRTLQSGLALLYGFLPDFDWKKVYFRHQPSALFCSGNCYCPLRNQYLEKEQRRQYLLRLNNRQLERTYEEMARIVDIPTKQLRAANPIDSLLCLFCHNVSFPCTKNGCITMDHFKVIKTHQIEDERERQEKKLYLGYALLGAHPILNQTVSRMQHTAEGKKEALFTLYSAHDVTLAPILSALGLTGARFPRFAARLVFELWQDREKPREHSVRILYDGVDITFYTSFCQDYHRRFPKPMCPLENLVRFIKKDMFVALGGGSTNYYEACHREGF; this is encoded by the exons TCCACCTGATCCCAGTGTTGGCAACCAAGAATGGAGTGACCAGCAAGAATCGAAAGAGAATCATGCCTGACCCAGCAACAGAGCCCCCCGTGATGGACCCGGTATATGAAGCCCTTTTGTACTGCAACATTCCAGGTGTGGCTGAGCGCAGCATGGAAG GCCATGCTCCACATCATTTTAAGCTGGTCTCTGTGCACGTGTTCATTCGACACGGGGACAGGTACCCACTGTACGCCATTCCCAAAACGAAGCGCCCGGAAATTGACTGCACTCTGGTGGCTAACAG GAAGCCGTATCACTCTAAACTGGAGGCTTTTGTGAATCACATGTCAAAAGGACCTGGAGCCTCTTTTGAAAGCCCCTTGCACTCGCTGCCTCTTTACTCCAGTCACCAGCTGTGTGAGATGGGAGAGCTCACGCAGACAG GGGTCGTGCAGCACCTGCAGAATGGCCAGCTGCTGAGGGACATCTACCTGAAGAAACACAAGCTCCTGCCGAGTGACTGGGCTGCAGAGCAGCTTCACTTAGAGACCACTGGCAAGAGCCGGACGCTGCAGAGTGGGCTGGCTCTGCTCTATGGCTTTCTGCCAGATTTTGACTGGAAGAAGGTTTATTTCAGGCaccagcccagtgctctgttcTGCTCTGGGAACTGCTATTGCCCACTGAGGAACCAGTACCTGGAGAAGGAGCAGCGTCGGCAGTACCTATTACGTTTGAATAACAGGCAGCTGGAAAGGACCTACGAGGAGATGGCCCGGATCGTGGACATCCCCACCAAGCAGCTCCGGGCTGCCAACCCCATAGACTCCCTGCTCTGCCTCTTCTGCCACAATGTCAGCTTCCCCTGCACCAAGAACGGCTGTATCACCATGGACCACTTCAAGGTGATCAAGACGCATCAGATAGAGGATGAAAGagagaggcaggagaagaagctgTACCTGGGGTACGCGCTCCTGGGCGCCCACCCGATCCTGAACCAAACTGTCAGCCGTATGCAGCACACAGCAGAGGGCAAGAAGGAGGCGCTCTTCACTCTCTACTCTGCTCATGATGTTACTCTGGCCCCGATTCTCAGTGCCTTGGGCCTTACAGGAGCCAGATTCCCACGGTTTGCAGCCAGGTTGGTCTTTGAGCTCTGGCAGGACAGGGAGAAACCCCGTGAACACTCCGTCCGGATCCTCTATGATGGTGTTGACATCACGTTCTACACTTCATTCTGCCAGGACTACCACAGGCGGTTTCCCAAGCCCATGTGTCCCCTTGAAAATTTAGTCCGCTTCATCAAAAAGGACATGTTTGTGGCCCTGGGTGGTGGTAGTACCAATTATTATGAAGCATGTCACAGGGAAGGATTCTAA